From one Triticum urartu cultivar G1812 chromosome 3, Tu2.1, whole genome shotgun sequence genomic stretch:
- the LOC125542321 gene encoding uncharacterized protein LOC125542321 isoform X1 — protein sequence MVVSFKLSRRGRRFYPPPPASAPAAAAPDGSPKPPPWEAAAAGPGFSDNGIAARSSVHGADPADLGLEPSFALNLFPDGYSVGGIDKGMLVFLIGDDPERKPYTRASRSLLSKQGKKWVSNCTAEWVLCFAVHSCATNLWARRRRTHETTDRGRAFRLSQNLLSTLFSFADEIRDIEYGCLPKDILHGSPCKFQNGIVVCEVRDYRSFLSNGDDSSEDDFPIMNRIALRLGTECVVNDLSLIADASWTYHEQLIAESTIINSLQPRLNLDPKPCLEKLCNSVKKIDLGLHNGRQRMKETSPLNTSPGPPDKCKPKECDSCEGAAVCIENSALEVLPSGILSCSPVNCPSPPQVNTAVCIENSAVEVLSSGILSCSPVNCPSPPQVNTEVCIENSALEVLPSGILSCSPVNCPSPPQVNSAKSTVVSDPEDTTQCSSTIINSSAFCDNEQSASSTPASDNFLQNHDQQADLAIMKVDHKKGPLLTETVLPQKRKECSNLLHQRLFSAKSARLSSLSSDDQFQKSAGASNKEGLMLGSPKEPSVEDKVDQAIGNKDMEVHQQKSFSTPSLNIIKDPCSEKFAEKVKQGSWKELPVEVMVDQTMGKKDVRLQEQKSFSVVPTTYPLPSFNINDPCLEQFPEKVKLGSPKELPVEVKLEQPIGRGKENEHLSILPTTLPQSSLNRNSLHIEKIPEKVHSSDTRMRESHLVSCVDVDNHGGELKDSSVTSVTSCNASSRNADAKPHEDKASTEPQPTTSNIKVSGTSTISLNEQINFEGNGQKQADILVRRSCEDRSSKEPGVTDGTSSQFGIPPDIEVCIGHPLYNIEPNIERILSEVILTTQRHAPDGNATKIDGLETLTPVNSCSPSCFIRYEGAEGSPYMREETISCCPSRRSKHTRNIRSLVFHRVQYFCRGIVDQSHYILCLLESESPDDHQIAVEMISGDERFHIATLPTSDQAKKFVDQFILLMKRDGYTLCNSTVCNGFSELTQQSADVSQPGYLTGEHPQYQGFSPSVAKSVVINECKDAGFASEKRLPDVHANARQQGSQQWGLPDVHANVLYQGSRQWGLTDGHANAQHEGSQQWGMPDAHRNAMQQGSTRQWGQSYAHTNVPQQGGNQQWGQPYARRNVPQHRSNQQWGQPYAHASVPQQGSYQQRGQPYAHANVQQQGGNQQWGQTHAHANVRRRGSQKQWGQTYAHTNVRRQGSQQQWRMSDAHANPPRQGKQQWWLPDDHHSSNAMHQGSQQQWVQPEQQHPTPANVDASHFSNPGYPVEQQYNSRVFQDQRQAPLSGGACSADQHQQRYYPQSRQDTPGGSSERYPTTPSMGAGSYGQWHQTPTPPPQQHDGRTYRWGFQDFGRQAQINNLPPMQAGRSVLLSGLHPAGSPQTSSPITGSDGSVTSTFLVPPSSYHQYPLPPPPHGIC from the exons ATGGTCGTCTCCTTCAAGCTCTCCCGCCGCGGCCGCCGCTTCTACCCGCCGCCTCCGGcctccgcccccgccgccgccgccccggacGGGTCGCCCAAGCCGCCGCCGTGGGAG GCCGCCGCGGCGGGGCCGGGGTTCTCTGACAACGGCATCGCCGCCCGATCGTCCGTGCATGGAGCCGATCCTGCCGATTTAG GCCTCGAGCCGTCCTTCGCGCTGAATCTGTTCCCGGACGGGTACTCGGTCGGCGGGATCGACAAG GGGATGCTTGTGTTTCTGATTGGTGATGATCCGGAGAGGAAGCCCTACACCAGGGCATCCAGATCTCTGCTCTCT AAACAAGGTAAAAAGTGGGTGAGTAATTGCACTGCGGAGTGGGTGCTATGCTTTGCGGTCCATTCCTGTGCAACAAATTTATGGGCGCGCCGGAGGCGAACACACGAGACGACAGACCGTGGCAGGGCATTTCGACTGTCGCAAAATTTGCTGTCCACACTATTCTCTTTTGCTGATGAGATCAGA GATATTGAGTATGGCTGCTTGCCTAAAGATATCTTGCATGGCAGCCCTTGTAAATTCCAAAATGGAATTGTTGTTTGCGAG GTGCGGGACTACAGGTCCTTCCTGTCGAATGGGGATGATTCTTCAGAAGACGACTTCCCCATAATGAACAGAATTGCTCTTAGATTGGGGACTGAATGTGTTGTCAATGATCTATCTTTGATTGCGGATGCTTCATGGACTTATCACGAGCAATTG ATTGCTGAGTCGACCATCATTAATTCCTTGCAACCCAGGCTTAATTTGGACCCCAAGCCATGCCTTGAAAAGCTATGCAACTCTGTTAAGAAG ATTGATTTAGGTCTACATAACGGAAGACAACGAATGAAAGAGACGTCTCCTCTCAATACTTCTCCTGGCCCTCCTGACAAATGCAAGCCCAAGGAATGTGACTCCTGTGAAGGTGCAGCAGTATGCATTGAGAATTCAGCTCTAGAAGTCTTGCCAAGCGGAATACTGAGCTGCTCGCCAGTGAATTGTCCATCACCTCCCCAAGTTAACACAGCAGTATGCATTGAGAATTCAGCTGTAGAAGTCTTGTCAAGCGGAATACTGAGCTGCTCGCCAGTGAATTGTCCATCACCTCCCCAAGTTAACACAGAAGTATGCATTGAGAATTCAGCTCTAGAAGTCTTGCCAAGCGGAATACTGAGCTGCTCGCCAGTGAACTGTCCATCACCTCCCCAAGTTAACAGTGCCAAATCAACTGTAGTGTCTGATCCCGAAGATACTACGCAATGCTCTTCTACCATTATCAACAGCTCTGCCTTCTGTGATAACGAACAAAGTGCATCAAGTACTCCTGCTTCTGATAATTTTCTTCAGAATCATGATCAGCAGGCGGACTTAGCTATCATGAAGGTTGATCATAAAAAGGGGCCATTGCTAACAGAGACAGTTCTACCACAAAAGAGAAAGGAGTGCTCGAATCTTCTACATCAAAGGCTATTTTCAGCGAAAAGTGCAAGGTTGAGTTCCCTAAGTTCTGATGACCAGTTTCAAAAGTCAGCGGGGGCTTCAAATAAAGAAGGTCTTATGCTAGGATCTCCAAAAGAACCGTCGGTTGAGGACAAGGTAGATCAGGCAATAGGGAACAAGGACATGGAAGTACATCAACAGAAGTCCTTCTCAACTCCTTCCTTGAACATAATAAAGGATCCATGTTCAGAAAAATTCGCCGAAAAGGTTAAGCAGGGATCTTGGAAAGAACTGCCAGTTGAGGTTATGGTAGATCAGACCATGGGCAAAAAGGACGTAAGATTACAGGAACAGAAGTCCTTCTCAGTTGTCCCAACAACTTACCCACTTCCTTCCTTCAACATAAATGATCCATGTTTAGAACAGTTCCCTGAAAAGGTTAAGCTGGGATCTCCAAAAGAGCTGCCGGTTGAGGTCAAGTTAGAACAGCCAATTGGCAGAGGAAAGGAAAATGAGCACCTGTCAATACTCCCGACCACTCTTCCACAGTCTTCCTTGAACAGAAACAGTCTGCACATAGAAAAAATCCCTGAAAAGGTTCACTCTTCCGATACAAGGATGAGAGAAAGTCATCTGGTCTCATGTGTAGATGTGGACAATCACGGAGGAGAGCTCAAAGACAGTTCAGTGACCTCTGTAACCTCCTGCAATGCAAGTTCAAGAAATGCAGATGCCAAACCTCACGAGGATAAAGCTTCGACGGAGCCCCAACCTACTACTTCAAACATAAAAGTATCAGGAACTTCTACCATTTCTCTGAACGAGCAAATCAATTTCGAAGGGAACGGGCAGAAACAAGCTGATATTCTGGTCAGGCGTTCGTGTGAGGACAGAAGCTCAAAAGAGCCAGGTGTTACTGATGGTACTAGCAGTCAATTTGGTATTCCTCCAGATATTGAGGTGTGCATTGGACACCCTTTATATAACATTGAACCTAACATAGAAAGGATTCTATCGGAGGTCATCCTGACCACCCAGAG GCATGCACCAGATGGGAATGCTACTAAAATTGATGGTCTTGAAACATTGACGCCAGTGAATTCCTGCTCACCATCTTGTTTCATTCGGTACGAGGGTGCTGAGGGAAGTCCATACATGCGGGAAGAGACCATTTCATGCTGTCCATCTAGGAGATCGAAACATACTCGAAATATTAGAAGCCTTGTTTTTCACCGTGTACAGTATTTCTGTAGAG GTATAGTTGATCAATCTCATTACATACTTTGCCTTCTTGAGTCTGAATCACCGGATGACCATCAAATAGCTGTTGAAATGATATCAGGAGATGAGCGTTTTCACATCGCTACTCTTCCCACTTCT GATCAAGCAAAGAAGTTTGTGGATCAATTCATTCTTCTG ATGAAACGGGATGGCTACACACTATGCAATTCTACGGTCTGTAATGGATTCTCTGAACTCACACAG CAATCCGCAGATGTATCTCAGCCCGGCTATCTGACTGGAGAACATCCACAGTACCAGGGGTTCTCGCCTTCTGTTGCGAAAAGCGTTGTGATTAATGAATGTAAGGATGCAGGTTTTGCATCGGAGAAGAGGCTCCCAGATGTACATGCCAATGCTCGGCAGCAAGGGAGCCAGCAGTGGGGACTGCCAGATGTACATGCCAATGTTCTGTATCAAGGGAGTCGGCAGTGGGGCCTGACAGACGGGCATGCAAATGCCCAGCACGAAGGGAGTCAGCAGTGGGGGATGCCAGATGCACACAGAAATGCCATGCAGCAAGGGAGTACTCGGCAGTGGGGGCAGTCATATGCGCACACAAATGTTCCACAGCAAGGTGGTAACCAGCAATGGGGGCAACCATATGCACGCAGAAATGTTCCGCAGCACAGGAGTAACCAGCAGTGGGGGCAACCATATGCACATGCAAGTGTTCCGCAGCAAGGGAGTTACCAGCAGCGGGGGCAGCCATACGCACACGCAAATGTTCAGCAGCAAGGGGGTAATCAGCAGTGGGGGCAAACACATGCACACGCAAATGTTCGGCGCCGAGGGAGCCAGAAGCAATGGGGGCAAACATATGCGCACACAAATGTTCGGCGCCAAGGGAGCCAGCAGCAATGGCGGATGTCAGATGCTCATGCAAATCCTCCGCGTCAAGGGAAACAGCAATGGTGGCTGCCAGATGATCATCATAGTTCAAATGCTATGCACCAAGGGAGCCAGCAGCAATGGGTACAGCCAGAGCAGCAACACCCAACGCCGGCAAACGTCGACGCATCCCACTTCTCGAACCCCGGTTACCCAGTTGAGCAGCAGTACAACAGCAGAGTCTTCCAGGACCAGAGGCAGGCACCATTGTCAGGCGGGGCGTGCTCAGCGGATCAGCACCAGCAGCGCTACTACCCCCAAAGCAGACAGGATACACCAGGAGGGTCCAGCGAGAGATACCCTACGACCCCAAGCATGGGCGCAGGCAGCTATGGCCAGTGGCACCAGACTCCGACTCCTCCCccgcagcagcacgacggcaggACGTACCGGTGGGGTTTCCAGGATTTCGGCAGGCAGGCGCAGATCAACAACCTGCCTCCAATGCAGGCCGGGAGGAGCGTGCTGCTGTCGGGGCTGCACCCCGCGGGAAGCCCGCAGACGAGCTCTCCGATCACCGGCTCCGATGGCAGCGTCACAAGCACGTTCCTGGTGCCTCCCAGCAGCTACCACCAGTACCCGCTGCCACCGCCGCCACACGGGATATGCTGA
- the LOC125542321 gene encoding uncharacterized protein LOC125542321 isoform X2 — protein sequence MVVSFKLSRRGRRFYPPPPASAPAAAAPDGSPKPPPWEAAAAGPGFSDNGIAARSSVHGADPADLGLEPSFALNLFPDGYSVGGIDKGMLVFLIGDDPERKPYTRASRSLLSDIEYGCLPKDILHGSPCKFQNGIVVCEVRDYRSFLSNGDDSSEDDFPIMNRIALRLGTECVVNDLSLIADASWTYHEQLIAESTIINSLQPRLNLDPKPCLEKLCNSVKKIDLGLHNGRQRMKETSPLNTSPGPPDKCKPKECDSCEGAAVCIENSALEVLPSGILSCSPVNCPSPPQVNTAVCIENSAVEVLSSGILSCSPVNCPSPPQVNTEVCIENSALEVLPSGILSCSPVNCPSPPQVNSAKSTVVSDPEDTTQCSSTIINSSAFCDNEQSASSTPASDNFLQNHDQQADLAIMKVDHKKGPLLTETVLPQKRKECSNLLHQRLFSAKSARLSSLSSDDQFQKSAGASNKEGLMLGSPKEPSVEDKVDQAIGNKDMEVHQQKSFSTPSLNIIKDPCSEKFAEKVKQGSWKELPVEVMVDQTMGKKDVRLQEQKSFSVVPTTYPLPSFNINDPCLEQFPEKVKLGSPKELPVEVKLEQPIGRGKENEHLSILPTTLPQSSLNRNSLHIEKIPEKVHSSDTRMRESHLVSCVDVDNHGGELKDSSVTSVTSCNASSRNADAKPHEDKASTEPQPTTSNIKVSGTSTISLNEQINFEGNGQKQADILVRRSCEDRSSKEPGVTDGTSSQFGIPPDIEVCIGHPLYNIEPNIERILSEVILTTQRHAPDGNATKIDGLETLTPVNSCSPSCFIRYEGAEGSPYMREETISCCPSRRSKHTRNIRSLVFHRVQYFCRGIVDQSHYILCLLESESPDDHQIAVEMISGDERFHIATLPTSDQAKKFVDQFILLMKRDGYTLCNSTVCNGFSELTQQSADVSQPGYLTGEHPQYQGFSPSVAKSVVINECKDAGFASEKRLPDVHANARQQGSQQWGLPDVHANVLYQGSRQWGLTDGHANAQHEGSQQWGMPDAHRNAMQQGSTRQWGQSYAHTNVPQQGGNQQWGQPYARRNVPQHRSNQQWGQPYAHASVPQQGSYQQRGQPYAHANVQQQGGNQQWGQTHAHANVRRRGSQKQWGQTYAHTNVRRQGSQQQWRMSDAHANPPRQGKQQWWLPDDHHSSNAMHQGSQQQWVQPEQQHPTPANVDASHFSNPGYPVEQQYNSRVFQDQRQAPLSGGACSADQHQQRYYPQSRQDTPGGSSERYPTTPSMGAGSYGQWHQTPTPPPQQHDGRTYRWGFQDFGRQAQINNLPPMQAGRSVLLSGLHPAGSPQTSSPITGSDGSVTSTFLVPPSSYHQYPLPPPPHGIC from the exons ATGGTCGTCTCCTTCAAGCTCTCCCGCCGCGGCCGCCGCTTCTACCCGCCGCCTCCGGcctccgcccccgccgccgccgccccggacGGGTCGCCCAAGCCGCCGCCGTGGGAG GCCGCCGCGGCGGGGCCGGGGTTCTCTGACAACGGCATCGCCGCCCGATCGTCCGTGCATGGAGCCGATCCTGCCGATTTAG GCCTCGAGCCGTCCTTCGCGCTGAATCTGTTCCCGGACGGGTACTCGGTCGGCGGGATCGACAAG GGGATGCTTGTGTTTCTGATTGGTGATGATCCGGAGAGGAAGCCCTACACCAGGGCATCCAGATCTCTGCTCTCT GATATTGAGTATGGCTGCTTGCCTAAAGATATCTTGCATGGCAGCCCTTGTAAATTCCAAAATGGAATTGTTGTTTGCGAG GTGCGGGACTACAGGTCCTTCCTGTCGAATGGGGATGATTCTTCAGAAGACGACTTCCCCATAATGAACAGAATTGCTCTTAGATTGGGGACTGAATGTGTTGTCAATGATCTATCTTTGATTGCGGATGCTTCATGGACTTATCACGAGCAATTG ATTGCTGAGTCGACCATCATTAATTCCTTGCAACCCAGGCTTAATTTGGACCCCAAGCCATGCCTTGAAAAGCTATGCAACTCTGTTAAGAAG ATTGATTTAGGTCTACATAACGGAAGACAACGAATGAAAGAGACGTCTCCTCTCAATACTTCTCCTGGCCCTCCTGACAAATGCAAGCCCAAGGAATGTGACTCCTGTGAAGGTGCAGCAGTATGCATTGAGAATTCAGCTCTAGAAGTCTTGCCAAGCGGAATACTGAGCTGCTCGCCAGTGAATTGTCCATCACCTCCCCAAGTTAACACAGCAGTATGCATTGAGAATTCAGCTGTAGAAGTCTTGTCAAGCGGAATACTGAGCTGCTCGCCAGTGAATTGTCCATCACCTCCCCAAGTTAACACAGAAGTATGCATTGAGAATTCAGCTCTAGAAGTCTTGCCAAGCGGAATACTGAGCTGCTCGCCAGTGAACTGTCCATCACCTCCCCAAGTTAACAGTGCCAAATCAACTGTAGTGTCTGATCCCGAAGATACTACGCAATGCTCTTCTACCATTATCAACAGCTCTGCCTTCTGTGATAACGAACAAAGTGCATCAAGTACTCCTGCTTCTGATAATTTTCTTCAGAATCATGATCAGCAGGCGGACTTAGCTATCATGAAGGTTGATCATAAAAAGGGGCCATTGCTAACAGAGACAGTTCTACCACAAAAGAGAAAGGAGTGCTCGAATCTTCTACATCAAAGGCTATTTTCAGCGAAAAGTGCAAGGTTGAGTTCCCTAAGTTCTGATGACCAGTTTCAAAAGTCAGCGGGGGCTTCAAATAAAGAAGGTCTTATGCTAGGATCTCCAAAAGAACCGTCGGTTGAGGACAAGGTAGATCAGGCAATAGGGAACAAGGACATGGAAGTACATCAACAGAAGTCCTTCTCAACTCCTTCCTTGAACATAATAAAGGATCCATGTTCAGAAAAATTCGCCGAAAAGGTTAAGCAGGGATCTTGGAAAGAACTGCCAGTTGAGGTTATGGTAGATCAGACCATGGGCAAAAAGGACGTAAGATTACAGGAACAGAAGTCCTTCTCAGTTGTCCCAACAACTTACCCACTTCCTTCCTTCAACATAAATGATCCATGTTTAGAACAGTTCCCTGAAAAGGTTAAGCTGGGATCTCCAAAAGAGCTGCCGGTTGAGGTCAAGTTAGAACAGCCAATTGGCAGAGGAAAGGAAAATGAGCACCTGTCAATACTCCCGACCACTCTTCCACAGTCTTCCTTGAACAGAAACAGTCTGCACATAGAAAAAATCCCTGAAAAGGTTCACTCTTCCGATACAAGGATGAGAGAAAGTCATCTGGTCTCATGTGTAGATGTGGACAATCACGGAGGAGAGCTCAAAGACAGTTCAGTGACCTCTGTAACCTCCTGCAATGCAAGTTCAAGAAATGCAGATGCCAAACCTCACGAGGATAAAGCTTCGACGGAGCCCCAACCTACTACTTCAAACATAAAAGTATCAGGAACTTCTACCATTTCTCTGAACGAGCAAATCAATTTCGAAGGGAACGGGCAGAAACAAGCTGATATTCTGGTCAGGCGTTCGTGTGAGGACAGAAGCTCAAAAGAGCCAGGTGTTACTGATGGTACTAGCAGTCAATTTGGTATTCCTCCAGATATTGAGGTGTGCATTGGACACCCTTTATATAACATTGAACCTAACATAGAAAGGATTCTATCGGAGGTCATCCTGACCACCCAGAG GCATGCACCAGATGGGAATGCTACTAAAATTGATGGTCTTGAAACATTGACGCCAGTGAATTCCTGCTCACCATCTTGTTTCATTCGGTACGAGGGTGCTGAGGGAAGTCCATACATGCGGGAAGAGACCATTTCATGCTGTCCATCTAGGAGATCGAAACATACTCGAAATATTAGAAGCCTTGTTTTTCACCGTGTACAGTATTTCTGTAGAG GTATAGTTGATCAATCTCATTACATACTTTGCCTTCTTGAGTCTGAATCACCGGATGACCATCAAATAGCTGTTGAAATGATATCAGGAGATGAGCGTTTTCACATCGCTACTCTTCCCACTTCT GATCAAGCAAAGAAGTTTGTGGATCAATTCATTCTTCTG ATGAAACGGGATGGCTACACACTATGCAATTCTACGGTCTGTAATGGATTCTCTGAACTCACACAG CAATCCGCAGATGTATCTCAGCCCGGCTATCTGACTGGAGAACATCCACAGTACCAGGGGTTCTCGCCTTCTGTTGCGAAAAGCGTTGTGATTAATGAATGTAAGGATGCAGGTTTTGCATCGGAGAAGAGGCTCCCAGATGTACATGCCAATGCTCGGCAGCAAGGGAGCCAGCAGTGGGGACTGCCAGATGTACATGCCAATGTTCTGTATCAAGGGAGTCGGCAGTGGGGCCTGACAGACGGGCATGCAAATGCCCAGCACGAAGGGAGTCAGCAGTGGGGGATGCCAGATGCACACAGAAATGCCATGCAGCAAGGGAGTACTCGGCAGTGGGGGCAGTCATATGCGCACACAAATGTTCCACAGCAAGGTGGTAACCAGCAATGGGGGCAACCATATGCACGCAGAAATGTTCCGCAGCACAGGAGTAACCAGCAGTGGGGGCAACCATATGCACATGCAAGTGTTCCGCAGCAAGGGAGTTACCAGCAGCGGGGGCAGCCATACGCACACGCAAATGTTCAGCAGCAAGGGGGTAATCAGCAGTGGGGGCAAACACATGCACACGCAAATGTTCGGCGCCGAGGGAGCCAGAAGCAATGGGGGCAAACATATGCGCACACAAATGTTCGGCGCCAAGGGAGCCAGCAGCAATGGCGGATGTCAGATGCTCATGCAAATCCTCCGCGTCAAGGGAAACAGCAATGGTGGCTGCCAGATGATCATCATAGTTCAAATGCTATGCACCAAGGGAGCCAGCAGCAATGGGTACAGCCAGAGCAGCAACACCCAACGCCGGCAAACGTCGACGCATCCCACTTCTCGAACCCCGGTTACCCAGTTGAGCAGCAGTACAACAGCAGAGTCTTCCAGGACCAGAGGCAGGCACCATTGTCAGGCGGGGCGTGCTCAGCGGATCAGCACCAGCAGCGCTACTACCCCCAAAGCAGACAGGATACACCAGGAGGGTCCAGCGAGAGATACCCTACGACCCCAAGCATGGGCGCAGGCAGCTATGGCCAGTGGCACCAGACTCCGACTCCTCCCccgcagcagcacgacggcaggACGTACCGGTGGGGTTTCCAGGATTTCGGCAGGCAGGCGCAGATCAACAACCTGCCTCCAATGCAGGCCGGGAGGAGCGTGCTGCTGTCGGGGCTGCACCCCGCGGGAAGCCCGCAGACGAGCTCTCCGATCACCGGCTCCGATGGCAGCGTCACAAGCACGTTCCTGGTGCCTCCCAGCAGCTACCACCAGTACCCGCTGCCACCGCCGCCACACGGGATATGCTGA